The Nitrosomonas cryotolerans ATCC 49181 genome includes a window with the following:
- a CDS encoding Rne/Rng family ribonuclease, which translates to MKRMLFNATQPEELRVAIVDGQKLIDLDIESVSKEQRKSNIYKAIITRLEPSLEAAFVDYGRERHGFLPFKEISAACLGEKTDSTRGRIQDLLHEGQELIVQVDKDERGSKGAALTTYISLAGRYLVLMPNNPRSGGVSRRMSGEERAELREVILKLDVPTGMSIIARTAGIGRSEEELQWDLNYLTQLWRAIEEAAGNQNGVFLIYQESSLVIRAIRDYFHHEIGEILIDSKDIYEQACQFMTHVMPANVDCLKLYYDDVPLFSRFQIEHQIETAYSRQVTLPSGGSIIIDHTEALVSIDVNSARAIRGTDIEHTALNTNLEAADEIARQLRLRDLGGLIVIDFIDMEVVRNQREVENRLLEALRHDRARIQVGKISRFGLLELSRQRLRPSLGESNYIPCIRCHGTGHIRGTDSTALHVLRIIQEEAMKENTSALHVQLPVNVATYLLNEKRAEIHDIEARFKMDIILIPNIHIETPHYSITRLRHDETRPSETLASYQMVEKSTEEIVLPSTEQKIKPIRQKAVVQGITPTQPAPIHEQKSREPTFLDKFFSWFKPVDMVEIKTDLELEKNKEKPHHGRGRNRGRRDRNRNERNTSIEQYKDHNQGEPAISESTILLQDQPSTQHITDHEQGADEALSVLKNSSLLDDKQPSAENRLSTEAALTADSHSPRTEEPGRSRRRRGGRQRDRSSRERKPVEANTQNALSEYEQIAQPALHGESTSNDILSNTQEKASHPLITQEITQQEATAVESFVTTIPVDAAKKNTNIDTHETIEAISDSDKVIVETDHQSASQKQDVLESFKPLSAIEPLDLTKNGLVMIETTTEGVAVTTEELALPKKQRKKVEKVTTETETLMQIETNK; encoded by the coding sequence AAGCAATATATATAAAGCAATTATTACCCGTTTAGAACCTAGTCTTGAGGCTGCTTTCGTCGACTATGGAAGAGAACGTCATGGTTTTTTACCATTTAAAGAAATATCCGCCGCCTGTCTGGGTGAAAAAACAGATTCTACGCGCGGTCGCATTCAGGATTTACTCCATGAAGGTCAGGAACTCATTGTTCAGGTTGATAAAGATGAACGTGGGAGCAAAGGTGCGGCGCTAACCACCTATATCTCTCTTGCGGGACGATATCTGGTTCTCATGCCTAACAATCCACGCAGTGGCGGTGTATCTCGTCGCATGAGCGGCGAAGAACGCGCTGAACTGCGAGAAGTTATTTTAAAGCTGGATGTGCCTACAGGCATGAGCATTATTGCGCGAACCGCCGGAATAGGCCGCAGTGAAGAAGAGCTGCAATGGGATCTGAACTATCTGACACAACTATGGCGAGCTATTGAAGAAGCGGCCGGTAATCAGAATGGGGTCTTTCTAATTTACCAGGAAAGCAGCTTAGTCATACGCGCCATTCGCGATTACTTTCATCATGAAATTGGCGAGATTCTGATTGACAGCAAAGATATCTATGAACAGGCTTGCCAGTTCATGACACATGTCATGCCCGCCAATGTTGATTGCCTTAAGCTTTATTATGATGACGTGCCTTTATTCTCTCGTTTTCAAATTGAACATCAGATTGAAACGGCATATTCTCGACAAGTAACCCTGCCCTCGGGCGGCTCGATCATTATCGATCATACTGAAGCACTGGTATCAATCGATGTAAACTCAGCGCGCGCTATTCGTGGTACTGATATCGAGCATACTGCATTAAATACCAACCTGGAAGCGGCGGATGAGATAGCACGGCAACTCCGCTTGCGTGATTTAGGAGGGTTAATTGTTATTGATTTTATTGACATGGAAGTGGTACGCAACCAACGTGAAGTAGAGAATCGGCTGCTCGAGGCACTGCGGCATGATCGCGCACGCATACAAGTTGGGAAAATCTCTCGCTTTGGCTTACTGGAACTATCACGTCAGCGCCTTCGTCCGTCACTCGGTGAAAGTAATTATATTCCATGCATACGCTGCCATGGTACAGGTCATATTCGTGGAACAGATTCAACAGCGCTGCATGTACTCAGAATCATTCAGGAAGAGGCAATGAAAGAGAATACGAGCGCACTCCACGTCCAGCTGCCCGTGAATGTTGCAACATATCTACTCAATGAGAAGCGAGCAGAAATTCACGATATTGAAGCGCGCTTTAAAATGGACATCATACTCATCCCGAATATTCACATAGAAACACCACATTACAGTATTACACGCTTACGTCATGATGAGACAAGGCCCAGCGAAACACTCGCCAGCTATCAAATGGTCGAAAAATCGACTGAAGAAATAGTACTTCCATCAACGGAACAAAAAATAAAACCAATACGTCAAAAGGCTGTTGTACAAGGTATCACGCCAACCCAACCGGCTCCAATCCACGAACAAAAGTCTCGAGAGCCCACGTTTCTTGATAAGTTTTTTAGCTGGTTTAAACCAGTAGATATGGTAGAAATAAAGACGGACCTGGAGCTGGAGAAAAATAAAGAAAAGCCACATCATGGACGTGGACGCAACCGTGGACGGCGTGATCGTAATCGTAATGAGCGTAATACAAGTATTGAACAATATAAGGATCATAATCAGGGTGAACCAGCCATAAGCGAAAGCACCATCTTACTGCAGGACCAACCTTCTACTCAGCACATAACCGATCATGAACAGGGGGCTGATGAAGCGTTATCTGTATTGAAAAATTCATCATTGTTAGATGATAAGCAACCATCAGCGGAGAACAGACTATCAACAGAAGCAGCACTTACAGCTGACAGTCATTCACCGCGTACTGAAGAACCCGGACGGTCTCGACGACGTCGCGGTGGCAGACAGCGTGACCGCTCATCACGAGAAAGAAAACCCGTGGAAGCAAATACACAAAACGCACTTTCTGAATACGAACAGATAGCTCAACCCGCACTCCACGGCGAAAGTACATCGAATGATATATTATCGAACACACAGGAGAAAGCAAGTCATCCACTTATTACGCAAGAAATAACACAACAGGAGGCAACTGCTGTGGAATCTTTTGTAACGACAATACCCGTTGATGCCGCGAAGAAGAATACGAATATCGACACACATGAAACGATAGAAGCAATATCAGATTCAGACAAAGTGATCGTCGAGACTGATCATCAATCTGCCTCCCAAAAACAAGACGTTCTGGAATCCTTTAAACCATTATCCGCTATCGAACCATTAGACTTAACCAAAAATGGACTCGTCATGATCGAAACGACAACAGAAGGAGTTGCCGTCACAACAGAGGAACTAGCATTACCTAAGAAACAAAGAAAAAAGGTCGAAAAAGTGACAACCGAAACCGAGACCCTGATGCAAATAGAAACAAATAAATAA